GTGCTACTCGGACATATCGGTGCACGAGGAGATGATTGCGGACCGCGTCCGCACGGACGCCTACCGCCTGGGCATCATGCGGAACTGGGCAGCGCTGCGGGACAAGACGGTGCTGGACGTGGGCGCGGGCACCGGCATCCTTAGCATCTTCTGTGCCCAGGCCGGGGCCCGGCGCGTGTACGCCGTGGAGGCCAGCTCCATCTGGCAGCAGGCCCAGGAGGTGGTGCGGCTCAACCGCCTGGAGGACCGCGTGCACGTCCTGCCCGGGCCGGTGGAGACGGTGGAGCTGCCCGAGCAGGTGGATGTCATCGTGAGCGAGTGGATGGGCTACGGGCTCCTGCACGAGTCCATGCTGAGTTCCGTGCTCCACGCGCGGGCTAAGTGGCTGAAGGAGGGCGGGCTTCTCCTGCCGGCTTCCGCCGAGCTCTTCCTGGCGCCCATCAGCGACCACACGCTGGACCTGCGCCTGGGCTTCTGGAGCCAGGTGAAGCAGATCTACGGTGTGGACATGAGCTGCCTAAACAGCTTCGCCACGCGCTGCATCATGGGCCACGGGGAAATCCTGGTGCAGGACCTGTGTGGCGAAGATGTGCTGGCCCGGCCTCAGTGCTTTGCTCAGCTGGATCTGGCCCGCGCCGGCCTGGAGCACGAGCTGGAGGCCGGGGTGGGTGGGCGCTTCCGCTTCAGCAGCTACGGCTCGGCGCCTATGCACGGCTTTGCCATCTGGTTCCAGGTGACCTTCCCCAAAGGAGACTCGGAGAAACCGGTGGTGCTGTCCACCTCGCCTTTCCAGCCGGTCACGCACTGGAAGCAAGCCCTGCTGTACCTGAATGAGCCCGTGCAAGTAGAGCAAGATACGGACATTTCCGGGGAGATCACGCTGCTGCCCGCCCAGGACAACCACCGGCTCCTGCGCGCGCAGCTGCGCTACAAAGTGGGCGACCAGGAGGAAAAGACCAAAGACTTTACCATGGAGGATGggcatttccttttctcccagCGACCGCCCCAGGCTGCCAGACCCGCGAGCTAGAGGCGGAGGGGGGTCGCAGGAGACGCAGGGAGATCCCGCCAGCAAGTAGGGGGCATTATCTTCTGTGTGCCTTTTCCCTCAGGGCTCCCGGGGAGGGACAGTGACTTCATTCTCACT
This portion of the Phyllostomus discolor isolate MPI-MPIP mPhyDis1 chromosome 14, mPhyDis1.pri.v3, whole genome shotgun sequence genome encodes:
- the PRMT6 gene encoding protein arginine N-methyltransferase 6; this translates as MSQPKRQKLESGGGGEGGGAPEEEDGGQPEAALLRPRRSRRERDQMYYECYSDISVHEEMIADRVRTDAYRLGIMRNWAALRDKTVLDVGAGTGILSIFCAQAGARRVYAVEASSIWQQAQEVVRLNRLEDRVHVLPGPVETVELPEQVDVIVSEWMGYGLLHESMLSSVLHARAKWLKEGGLLLPASAELFLAPISDHTLDLRLGFWSQVKQIYGVDMSCLNSFATRCIMGHGEILVQDLCGEDVLARPQCFAQLDLARAGLEHELEAGVGGRFRFSSYGSAPMHGFAIWFQVTFPKGDSEKPVVLSTSPFQPVTHWKQALLYLNEPVQVEQDTDISGEITLLPAQDNHRLLRAQLRYKVGDQEEKTKDFTMEDGHFLFSQRPPQAARPAS